From the genome of Saccharomyces kudriavzevii IFO 1802 strain IFO1802 genome assembly, chromosome: 16:
GAATTTGCTTCTGAATCTACACACCAAATGCATTGGATTACATATCAATGATGTCACGCCTAAGGTATACTTCAAGTTACTGATACGACATCTTCTGCAGATATCCAGGTCCAATGCAGCTCATCCTaagcaaagaagaagggCTCAGATCTTATTGATATcagtttttgtttctggTGTCACGCTTTTATCCGGGGTGACCTACGGTGCTCTCAAAATCATCTTAAAGTGTTACAAGTTTTACAAGTACCcatggaaaagaaagaatagaaGATCTTTaataagaagaacaagatcTCAAATGCAATTAGATAGTGGTGCAAGGATAATGTACATTCCTGAAGTAGAATTATTGGACCGTCAGGGCCCAAACGAGAATAAGCTGGTGAATACTGTagatagaaagaaaagaaaaaggataTTCATTCCACCAAAGGACAACGATATATATGAGCAtgataaatttctttttaaaaATGTGGTTTTAGAAAGAGCTAAAAACTCACAGTTATTCTACTCGAAATTTTTAAACCAAATGAATGTTTTATCCAAGATTCTTATTCCAACGGTTTTCGATAAAAATTCCTTTCTTTTAACttctcaaatatttttcttagtGATGAGAACCTGGCTATCTTTACTTGTGGCCAAGTTGGATGGGCACATAgtcaaaaatattattgCTGGTAGGGGAAGAAGCTTTTTATGGGATTTGGGATGTTGGTTTTTAATCGCCGTTCCTGCCTCCTATACCAACAGCGCCATTAAGGTACTTCAAAGGAAGTTGAGTTTGAATTTTAGGGTGAATTTGACCCGTTACATTCATGATATGTATCTGGATGAAAGGTTAACATTCTACAAACtaatttttgattcaaaGGCGTCCAGTTCAGTGATTAAGAATATTGACAACTCAATTACTAATGATGTCGCGAAATTTTGCGATGCAACATGCTCCGTTTTTGCGAATATCGCAAAGCCGGTTATTGatttgatattcttttcagtcTATTTACGTGATAATTTGGGTACTGTTGGAGTGGCAGGCATATTTGTCAACTATTTCATTACCGGGTTTATCTTGAGAAGGTATACACCACCATTGGGCAAGTTGGCAAGTGAAAGATCTGCATCAGATGGTGATTACTACAATTACCATTTGAATATGATTAATAATAGTGAAGAGATCGCGTTTTACCAAGGAACAGCTGTAGAGAGGACGAAAGTTAAGGAATTATACGATGCattaatggaaaaaatgcTACTGGTGGACAAATGTAAATTTGGTTACAACATGCTTGAAGATTATGTTTTAAAGTATACATGGTCTGGTTTAGGCTATGTCTTTGCCTCTATCCCTATCGTCATGTCTACTTTAGCAACTGGCATTAATTCAGAggagaaaaatatgaaggAATTTATAGTTAATAAGAGATTGATGCTGTCGCTTGCAGATGCAGGTTCGAGATTGATGCATTCAATAAAGGATATCTCACAGTTAACTGGATATACAAACAGAATCTTTACTTTACTTTCTGCCTTACACAGGGTTCACTCTTTAAACTTTAATTACGGCGCCGTTCCTTCAATATTGTCACTACGCACAGAGGACGTCTCCAGAAATCCAAACTTACTTGCCATCACAGATAATTCACAAGAGGCCATCCGTGGTACCATTCAGCGCAACTTCAACGGCATTAGGCTAGAAAATATAGATGTAATAATTCCATCAGTAAGGGCAAGCGAAGGTATAAAGTTGATCAATAAGCTAACCTTCCAAATTCCTCTACATATTGACCCCATAACTTCAAACTCCAATTCCATACAAGATTTATCAAAGGCAAATGACATCAAGTTGCCATTTTTGCAAGGGTCTGGTTCAAGTTTATTGATATTAGGACCAAATAGTTGTGGCAAGAGTTCCATTCAGCGTATCATAGCAGAAATATGGCCAGTTTATAACAAAAACGGTTTACTGTCCATCCCCTCAGAAAACAACATATTTTGTATTCCTCAAAAACCATATTTTAGTAAGGGCGGAACTTTAAGGGATCAAATTATATATCCAATGTCTTCCGATGAATTCTTTGATAGAGGATTTAAAGACAAGGAACTGGTTCAAATTTTGGTAGAGGTGAGACTAGattatcttttgaaaagaggtGTTGGCTTAACTTACCTGGATGCTGTCGCGGATTGGAAGGATTTGCTAAGTGGAGGCGAAAAGCAGAGAGTAAATTTTGCTAGAGTTATGTTCCATAAACCGTTATACGTGGTATTAGATGAGGCCACAAATGCGATTAGTGTTGATATGGAAGATTACCTGTttaatcttttgaaaagatacAGATTTAACTTCATTTCCATATCGCAAAGGCcaactttgataaaatatCACGAAATGCTGTTGGAGATAGGTGAAAATCGCGATGGTAAATGGCAATTACAAGCGGTTGGTACAGATGAAGCAATTACATCAATTGACAATGAAATCGAAGAATTAGAGAAGAAGCtagaaaaagtaaaagacTGGGAGTATGAGAGAGAAAAACTGCAGAGAAACCTCGAGATTATTTAAAACCGAAGAGAGGGCTCATATTAAGTACGTAATATTTCTATTTGTAAATTACAATTGAGTTAGGATAGTATGcttttgaataattttcGAGTATGTCAGAACTCGATGTACTGAAGCCATAacatttgagaaaaaatcgaaaaaaaaatgaaatgatttttttacctaTTATACAGCTAATGACCTTTccaatatatatatttttcttgatttatGAATCCATGTATAAAAATGACctcatgaaaaaaaaagtgcgTTGCAACAGGGATGTTATTTAAAATCCTTGTGTGTCCACTTTTCAGTAATTTTTTGCTTATATCTTCTGCCTCTCTTGACCGGTACTCTGGATTCAATCTTACCAGAACTTTGTAATTTCCTGACAGTATCATATAAAAGGTTTCCTTCAGGTCTCAATTTTCTTAATGAGTCTGATAATTCATCAGAAAATTTAACTTCCAATCTTTCGTCAATCACAGAATATTTTGTTCCTAATCTGTGCTTCTTACTTTTCTTACTTTTCTTGACTTTATCAACATTTTCAGACTCTGTGGCTGgaattctttcaatgtcTTCGAAACCAATAACATTTTCTAAATCTTTAACACGCCccctcaatttcttcaattctttttgcaATTTGACTTTCTCTTCGTGTTTCTTTGCCTTGTTTCTCTGGtatttcgttttcttcttattcCTGACAGGTTCATTTACTGATAGttttatttcattgtcATCGGAAACATTACCTTGCTCGTCTTTATTGTCTTCTCCTCCTTGTTCTTCGCCAGATGAAgattcttcctcttcgttGTCCTCCAGAGTTTCCATCAAATGTCTGATCCTTTCTTTGTATTCTTCCAAAGCGattctttcatcttctcttactttttcatttttgtacTCCTTGTCTATCAATTCTGACCAAACTTCGCTGTTAGGATTATACGATTTGCCAGCATGTGGAAGCTCCGTGAATTCTTTAACTGCAATTGGTTCCATATCCAAAGTTTCTGGCCTGACTGAAGCGACGGACCAACCTGTGgtggattttttcaatagttCCTCGGGTATCTTGTCTTTTCCTTTCACATCAAGCTCGATACCAGAAGGCAGCTTGACCTTTTGCTTCTTCGAATCGGATTCGTTACCCCACAAATCGCCAGCGGTTGATTTAATTAGACCGTCTTTGGCAACCCTGTTCTTAATCTTTGACTCGCCATGTACTCTGCCGGCCAAAgccattaatttttttagctCATGTTTCGAAACGCCTTGAATCTTGttagatttttcatcattaccACTCTTGTGGTGTTTCAGCACCGGAATTTTTGAGTTAGTCTTGACGGCGtctaaaatttctttacttttcaaacttttcttgatctgatttcttttgatcagattctttttcaatatgtTATCACCTTCAATATcgactttgaaaagagcaTCATTTTGTAAAGAGGTTATGTCACCGGTACCATGTGTAACCTCATGGtcaatctttttttccatataTTGTTCGACTTCAGAAATATCAATATTCTTTCTCCATGCTTTCTTACCCTTTCTTGAAGATTGCTTGTATTGAGAAGGTTTCTTGGTTACGTTAGTTGGAGCCATTTGATGTTGTTTATTCGTTGCTCAGTGTATCCTATAGAGTTCAATGGAATATAATTAATGGCATTAAAATAGAATGCGAGGACCTCATCGCATTTTTACTGCAttctctattttttttttttttagaaaacTTCAcgcattgaaaaatttttgatgaaatttttgattttcgtCAAGTATGACGGTAATCATAGAACTATTCAATATATAATGAATCTCTTGGTATACTGCCGGTATCTTAGTATCTAACATTAGCTCCACTATCCATTTCTATGATATGATGAAACCTGCCTTTTAAATTAACTACACATCGGCACTCAGAAATAAAACTGATAGAATAAAAGCTGCGCAAGGTGAAATACTTCATCGATCTTGTTGTTTACAAAATGGGCATAAGAAAAGTAGAgaattataaaaaaaaagaagataaagtTAAGATAACAACTGagaaggtaaaaaaaatataataataagttgtaaataaaaacaaaacttGCATGAAAATTCGAAAACTTTAAACTTTAACTTTCGTACGATGATTAGGAAAGGATATGACATCATGGAGAAGAAGTAAGCGGTTTGTCTATCAATAATTAAGGAGGGAAAGCAAATATGGGTAATAGAAGGTGCCTTCTGCTTCATCTTTAATAGCATTGTAGCATATTCTTGTGGTTCTAAAGAATCATTTGTAGGCATTAGagtagaaagaaaacaaagtgATTTAAGAGTTAGGAGgcaaaaatattgaatcaacctttttttcctctaaTAATTTCATATCCTTTCCGTCATATaaaggaagaaatggaaggaaaaataaagagaaaaaaatagacaGTATATATCAGTGCAACGGTAAAAAGTTGATTccttctttcattttcttcacaaAACAATTTCCGTTTCATCATCCCATAACTCTCTTTGAAATCTCCAATGAATGGATGAAAGATCCTCCTTTCTGTCCTCCTTGTCGCCTACTAAAGTGCCACTTGGGGcattttttgttgataaatttagAGCGGAGCCgagtttcaagaaaatgtcGTCCTTTTCAGGCACCAGGGCGCCTTCTTCGGGTATAAGAGAGTAGTCGAAATCTTTGAACCATCTTCTTTGCCAGCTAATACCTTTagcctcttcctcttttcttaaCTCTCTTTGagtttcttccaattcagtttttgttttggCAATCAAATTGAAGTCGCCTAATTTGATGGCACCAGCCACGTCATGCCATGCTTTTCTACTTTCTAGAGGATGTTGATCTTCCAGAGTTTTGACTTTCAAGTGCTCTGCAGGGATTCTAGCAGCGTCATAAAATAATCGtgattcttcttttttattggcCTTAATTATCTTGGAAGAACCAGACCATTGGCCGGATATTGTGTATAACgccttttctttgtctttaCTCTCTTTAGCATCCCTGTAAATTCTTGCCTTGAACGAATTCTTCTTACCCGAGAAATAACCTCTACCtgaaaattcaataacGCAAAGTAATCCTGTGGAAGATTGGATGTACGATTTGCCCTCCAATTCAACAAAGGGTGAAGCAACAAGGATACCTTCGATATGTAATGGAGGTGGGGTAACCAAATAACTTTCGTCCTTAACATCCAGCATAGTGTGACCAAATTGCTTTACCGTTAACATTAGCGATTTAGTGAAACTGGCTTTGATTTGGTTGTAGCCTTGTAGTCTTACTTTATTCTTGTCATTGAAGATAGAAAAAGCAGTGACAGGTGGATGGTGGGAGACTTGTTCACTTAACAACACTGTTTCTCCAAATTCAGGGCGTTCTTTATTTTCCCATTTACCGACAAACAACTCCCCCAAAAATGGGTTCAAAGGTTTCTTCTCGGAACCCAAGGATTCATTACGAGAGCAGTACTGGGACTTCAAAGTAGAAATAAACCATTTAGTGACGGCTAACATACGAGACAATTCAGGAGATTCAACTTCCGGATCGATTGAACAGTGTTCCTTATAGTTATCATCGTTGATAAAAGAGGGTTCCAGGAATAATTCTGGATGTTCAGCCCAGTATTGCGAAAACTCGGTCAATGAGATTGGCGACAAAATGAATGGAGGAGCTGATAGAGAGGAAAGATCACCGTTGAATGAAGCGATTGACTTCAAGAACGAAGTCCATGAGGATGAGCTTGCGTATTGAGACATAACTTAAAATTCTTGAGACTTCagtctttgattttttctcgaATATTTTTGTGGGGGCTTGATATACTCCTactattgttttcaaaCCGGTGAATTAATAGGAAACGTGAACAATCTTTCGGTTTCTCTTCAATGCgtgattttttcctttgtttttttctttagtaCAACAGCTAGAAATTGGGTAAAAAAAGCCAATGTGATAAAGTCAAcctcaaagaaaaatttactCAAGAAGTTATCAAGGTGGTATCTTTTTGCTTGGTATAAAAGCCCTTGCACACTGCAAGAACAGAACTACAAGAAATAAAACGCACACTAAAGAACGTGGTACTTGTCGAGTAATCCAGCAAGTGAGCAAAGGTTGGAAAAACAGGAATAATCAACGAACGAAATGGCAAAAGGAGAAGTCCGCATCCGTGCACCGCACAATTCCGGAGGATAATGACTTGCGTGAGAGGGCCCAAAATTGCTGCAGCTAGTAAAGCGCGAAGGGAATAAGTTACTGGTCCCGTGAATGGATTGACACAATAGTCGGTGCAACTGCTCTAGGTGCTGCAACTGGAGAGGTACATATGGATATAGTTTATTTGAGTTCGTTTAGGACGTCCCGTTACGATTCCGGAACAGAGGGCCGATTGCCCggactgaaaaatttactgTGGACATGAAAAGCATGTAGATAATTGAGTTTTGGCCTGCgcatatttttgaaggatgTCTTAAGTAGGAGGTTGCAAAAGTTGCTTACATTATAGAGGGTAGAAGCGATGTCGATAAGGACGGTAATTCAAAGCATTGAATCGGAATCCGGGTTTCTACAGCCGGCGCTAGATATCGTCGCTACCATACCTGTTGACGCCCAATCTAACAAAATACCTATTAGTTTGGTGGTGGGTTTCAAGCAAGAATACCCATTGAAGTCTGCTTCATCTCTGGCCTGTTACTACTACGCCATTCCACTAACAAAGGACAGATACATGAATTCCAAATCTGGTGGAAGTGGCGTTGTGGGAATACCGTTATTGGATACTAATAACGATAAAATTCGTGATATAGCTAGGCGGTTGGCCACAATaatatctgaaaaattcaaaagaccATGCTACATAACGTGGTCATCTCTGCCCGACGAAGATTCATCTATGTTGATAGCAAACCATTTGTACATTTTAAATAAGTGCCTGAATTTCCTGAAAGCAGAGCTCAGTAGGCAAAAGTAGTTCTAGCATGTAGAGCTCAACATATATAATTTCGTCTAATATATCAATTACGATCTAGTTCCAGAATACAGAATCAAACctttgattcaaaaatattttggaaaataaatataGTTGACTTGTCAGACTGCCATTTGTACCCACCCATGAAGCCCTATCCCTTCCAAAAAGGAAGTACATAGGATGGGTCAAGATCATCGCGCCATTTAATATCGTAAGTACTTCCAAAGGAAGTATTCACAAATGCAACGGCAAagcaaaatttttgttcaaaattatAGATGGCCGAACCGCTAAGGATTGCGGACCAAGCTAATTTAGGTTTAATTTTAGTTTCTCACTCTGGGGTACAAAGGATATGGGCTCATCAACCAAGTTGGATTCAGTGGCTCTTTTGAAGAGTCAAAGAGTGACGATTCCTATAGAAATGATCCTACTGTTGAATGTGTTAGTCAAAACCTGAAGCtggtgaaaaatggaaggGTGGTGAGAGATAACAATCGTATTCCTGAAATATCTGAGACGTTTGTTATGCTCTTTATTGAAGTATATGGTATAAAACATACTGAAGTACGTCGACACATTTTTTAGTAaaacaacaagaagaatataatTAGAAGaaatgtaaatatataataaataTCAAGTTGTAGTGAGGGAGCCGCCCTATTTATATGTCTCCCTAGCCTGCTCATCCACCTCATCgagaaaatggaaaaaactAGTGAAAACTCAGCCCTAAGAAAAGGCTAAAAAGCAAACCCGAAAGTATCACCCGACCTGAAATATGTTTTTTCCGCCAAATGTTTAACATCCTTACATTATAATGTACATCCTTGCACTTCCtcatattatttttcatattttattgcatttttttattcatcCCTTTACTGCGCGAGTAAACCTTGATGCGTCCATCAACTGCTTCCTTCGATGAAACCTACCGGGGCCACAATAGCCTCCCTCTGACATGACGATTGCTGGGGTAGCAGATGTCATCTCTTCCTGCCTAGACTCGTCTTCTACCCTTTGCCACGACACTTCACTGGAGTACCGTAACATCTCTCTTCCGTTTGCCGAAGTATTCACTATCGATCAACCTTTAATTAATATGCACTAATTACAAGTTTAAAATTTGATTTATCTTGCCCTAGGCTTGAAGAATACGTAAGAAACCAACAATCAactaaattgaaaaatggctGAATCCCATAGATGTATGTTAAAGCAGATAATAAGAAAACGTTTAAAAATTTTCGGGCCAGTAACTAGGAACTTTTGAAGTGACGTGTCGATAAATATTGGAGATATGAGCGCTAAACCCCATCAGAAGATGTTGACAATAATTGGAATGTTTATAAACagagaaaaatggattGAAGTGCGAATAAAGTTGAAGTGTACAGAGGTTTAAAGTTGGAAGCTGAGTAATATAGATTTATCAGAGCCTTGTCTGCGGCTTTTGTTCTAACAATTTTTATTCTATCTCTATACTCGTGGAACTTATGAAGGAGTGTGGTCTTAATATAAGAGGTTTTTACCCATTTTAACTTACCGTGGAGGCGTTCCTTATCTCCTTTTGTCAGCTTTTCTCAGAAACTTTATCCTAGATGAATTATGAATGCACAGTTTTATGGTAAAGCATATGCTGTCAGCAATCTGTAATTTACCAGCTCGAAAATAACCGTTAATTGCGATGATCATCGAATACTAACAATCTTTTTCGGAATCTTACGtgttccttttccttttttcttttagtgTACGTCAAAGGTAAGCATTTATCCTACCAAAGATCCAAGAGAGTCAACAACCCAAATGTCTCTTTGATCAAGATTGAAGGTGTCGCTACTCCACAAGATGCTCAATTTTACTTGGGTAAGCGTATTGCCTACGTCTACAGAGCCTCTAAGGAAGTTAGAGGTTCTAAGATTAGAGTCATGTGGGGTAAGGTCACCAGAACTCACGGTAACTCTGGTGTCGTTAGAGCTACCTTCAGAAACAATTTACCAGCCAAGACTTTCGGTGCTTCTGTCAGAATCTTCTTGTACCCATCTAACATTTAAATTTGTTGATTGTATAAGTGCTCCCTTAAACATCgttgttttctcttttattactattaatattattattttttgaagaatagaTATATAGTATAATTTTTAAAATTAATTCCGTATAAAAGGTTACATGATCCTTCTTTCCTTAATTCGAATTTGTACACCTGATTTTGAACGTGGTAATGCAAAACAATACGTTTGGGAAGAGCCATGTAAGGTGTACAGAAATTTCTGCGAAAGCAGGTAATTATAAAATTATACGTGAAAAAGGTTAAATGTTTTTAGCAATGCAAGATGCATATGTATAGGTATAGGTATAAGTATATGCACATTTACGTTTAACGTTCAGGAAGTCAAAACTTCATAAAGTATAATGTGACATTATTTTGCTGTAGtgaataataatgaaatataAATGGAGGATAACCggaatgaaaaatgcaaaaaaatattgaatgaTTTATATGGTAAGGAAGCACTCATGGGAAAGGAGGATAAGATAATATTAGTTAGACTCTcatacttcttcttttgaagaatccTAATACTCTTTTCGCAGTTGACTGTTCTGGACATTGAAGTGGTTTATTCTCCGCGTTTGCCTTTCTGACCTCGGACACCATAACAGAGGTTCTCTCACTTTGGATTATTTTCTTAGACTCTAGAATTTGCTTATCTTGGTCAGTATTTGATATGGACTGATCCTTTGGCAATTCATGGGACGTTAATATATTCGAGGCTGTAGTCGAAGAAGTCCCTGAAATTGCATGATTTTCGTCCTTTTTTGGACGCCTTTGCGAAGGCGGAGAAGGTTTTCTCTTAGAATCCATTGATGAGTATAAACTGGACTTGGGAGTATCGTAAGAgtataaggaaaaaaagctgAATCGTTTCTTAACCGGATCTGTTTCATTAAGTGACCTTTCTGTGGAAATAATagcgtttttttttactggAGCATGAGCATTTTGGCTACCATTACTGTTCTTGCCGCTCGGACTCTCGACCTTTGTCTTTTCTATAAATTTTCGGTCCTCACGCTGTTGAACAAGAGACTCAGGTACCTTCAAATCGTCGGTCTCCTCTGTTACGGTATCGCATGATATATCGCTGAATATGCCGCTATACCTCAAACTTTTGCGCCTctgtttatatttttcatcataaaTTTTTGTTGCTACTTCTGCATCTCCTTTATATTTGATCAAGTCACCAGATGCGCTTTGCAGATCAACTGACGGTTTTGCTACAGAAAACGAACCCTGTGTAATCAATTTCGGAGAACTTTCGATCGAAGAGCATGAAGTTATGCATGTATCCGGTGCTAGATATGGCGTGGAGTCAAAGGGAGAAGTTTCCCTTTGATTGAGTGTTTGTGATGACGCGTTGCTCTTAGTCTTGTCATTAATTTCGTATATAGAGAGCACATTCGAACTGAGGAAAGGCGTTGTGTATGACCCAGGGTGATAGGAGGTCGGCCGAGGCTTGGTATGGAATGGGGAAGAACTCTGGTGGAGATTTTTGGTCGATTTGAGACTATTTTGTGTTTTAGGTTTGTTATATTGATGGTTTTGTGAGCCTTTCATGCTATTTGGTTTGATCTTGCTCGTTTGAATTTTACTGAGCGACTCTTTCTCTTGATTTGATATGATATGACTCCCAGAAAATGTATTCCTCTTGATCGGCGTGGTTTCAATTATGAAATCGCTTGGAGCTACAACTTGTGGAGGTGAAAGACCAGCAGTTATGTTGCCTACTGTAATTTGTCTAATGTTTTGGGCCGAGGATAATGATTGTTCATGGCTTAACGCATATTCCCTATCCGCATTCACTACTGCCTGTAGGGCAACGGATGCAGCTGAATTGCTTCTGTTGTGCCTATTAGATCTCCTTATAGGTGAAAGCCGTTGATCTGATGCAATGGAAGCCGGTCTAGTTATTATATGGTCTTGTGACTCTTGAGGTGGAGCTGGGAAAGAAAGTAAAGTGGAATCGATAATTAGTGAATCTCTCTTATCATTCCTCGAACCAATAGATGAAGTTGAACAGCTAGATTGTGGTCTAGATCCATATCTTGTTCTTGGTTTCCCCAATCTGAATACAGACTGCGTGTTGTGCAACTTATCCCATTCGTCTGGCGTTATGGACAAGAATGAGAAATGAGAGTTCAGCCATTCGTGTTTCTTGATTTGCTTCAAgttcattcttttctttgggTCCGGGACCAAGATGCGTCTTAATAAGTCTCGAGGTATAGGAAGTATATAGTCAGGAAACTTCAATGGGGTGGAGTTAATATAATTATAAAGTCTTCCTATGTCACTTCCCTCAGGGTTGTTGGAATCATCATCCCACGGTAAATACCCAGCTAGCATAGCGTAAAGTATAACACCACATGACCATATATCGGCTTTTCTCGCTTCATATGGTTCGGCGCTTATTACTAGTTCTGGTGCTGCATAACAGGGAGAGCCGCatgatgttttcatcagTTCGTTACGCGAGCAAAACTCATTTACAAACCCAAAATCTGTTATGACTaggttttcatttttgtccAGTAGCAGATTTTCCAACTTGAGATCTCTATGTACAAGGCCCTTCGAATGAATATAATACACTCCACTAACTAATTGGGAAAACAGTCTGCATGCATTGGTTTCTTTcagccttctttttttctgaatatatttataaaaCTCTCCTCCACACGCATACTCTAATACAATACCAATGTATCTAGAATTTTGCAGTACTTCCTCTAATTTTACAATATTTGGATGTGATAAATGTTTTAAGGCGTTTATCTCTCTGTATATTTTTACTTCCTTCTTGTAGTTATTTGATATGGTATCACGTTTGATAAGCTTAACAGCTACCTGTTTTGGGAATTCAAAAGTTGTAGCAGAACTGTTTGAAAAGTTCTTCGGCCAACCAAGCTTCACCTTTCCAAATTCCCCTTCTCCCAAGGTGGAACCTAGAATATAGGGGCCAAACGTCACATGTTTCCTTCTTTGTTCATTCGTTCTTTGGGAATATTGAAATGTGCCTGATGAATCGTTTGTTATCCCCCCGTAGTATGTATGGCGTTTATTTGTGTACGACATTTGTATTTTTGACTCCTTTATTGAGCTTGAAGAAGTAGTGACTAATTCAAACTTAATGTAGCGCCCAgtttgcctttttttgctttttgtATAATATGTAAGTGAGAAACTGTAATTGTTCTTGAAGCTA
Proteins encoded in this window:
- the NOP53 gene encoding Nop53p (similar to Saccharomyces cerevisiae NOP53 (YPL146C); ancestral locus Anc_8.659) is translated as MAPTNVTKKPSQYKQSSRKGKKAWRKNIDISEVEQYMEKKIDHEVTHGTGDITSLQNDALFKVDIEGDNILKKNLIKRNQIKKSLKSKEILDAVKTNSKIPVLKHHKSGNDEKSNKIQGVSKHELKKLMALAGRVHGESKIKNRVAKDGLIKSTAGDLWGNESDSKKQKVKLPSGIELDVKGKDKIPEELLKKSTTGWSVASVRPETLDMEPIAVKEFTELPHAGKSYNPNSEVWSELIDKEYKNEKVREDERIALEEYKERIRHLMETLEDNEEEESSSGEEQGGEDNKDEQGNVSDDNEIKLSVNEPVRNKKKTKYQRNKAKKHEEKVKLQKELKKLRGRVKDLENVIGFEDIERIPATESENVDKVKKSKKSKKHRLGTKYSVIDERLEVKFSDELSDSLRKLRPEGNLLYDTVRKLQSSGKIESRVPVKRGRRYKQKITEKWTHKDFK
- the RPL33A gene encoding 60S ribosomal protein eL33 (similar to Saccharomyces cerevisiae RPL33B (YOR234C) and RPL33A (YPL143W); ancestral locus Anc_8.655) — protein: MAESHRLYVKGKHLSYQRSKRVNNPNVSLIKIEGVATPQDAQFYLGKRIAYVYRASKEVRGSKIRVMWGKVTRTHGNSGVVRATFRNNLPAKTFGASVRIFLYPSNI
- the POC4 gene encoding Poc4p (similar to Saccharomyces cerevisiae POC4 (YPL144W); ancestral locus Anc_8.656); translation: MSIRTVIQSIESESGFLQPALDIVATIPVDAQSNKIPISLVVGFKQEYPLKSASSLACYYYAIPLTKDRYMNSKSGGSGVVGIPLLDTNNDKIRDIARRLATIISEKFKRPCYITWSSLPDEDSSMLIANHLYILNKCLNFLKAELSRQK
- the KES1 gene encoding oxysterol-binding protein KES1 (similar to Saccharomyces cerevisiae HES1 (YOR237W) and KES1 (YPL145C); ancestral locus Anc_8.658), encoding MSQYASSSSWTSFLKSIASFNGDLSSLSAPPFILSPISLTEFSQYWAEHPELFLEPSFINDDNYKEHCSIDPEVESPELSRMLAVTKWFISTLKSQYCSRNESLGSEKKPLNPFLGELFVGKWENKERPEFGETVLLSEQVSHHPPVTAFSIFNDKNKVRLQGYNQIKASFTKSLMLTVKQFGHTMLDVKDESYLVTPPPLHIEGILVASPFVELEGKSYIQSSTGLLCVIEFSGRGYFSGKKNSFKARIYRDAKESKDKEKALYTISGQWSGSSKIIKANKKEESRLFYDAARIPAEHLKVKTLEDQHPLESRKAWHDVAGAIKLGDFNLIAKTKTELEETQRELRKEEEAKGISWQRRWFKDFDYSLIPEEGALVPEKDDIFLKLGSALNLSTKNAPSGTLVGDKEDRKEDLSSIHWRFQRELWDDETEIVL
- the PXA1 gene encoding ATP-binding cassette long-chain fatty acid transporter PXA1 (similar to Saccharomyces cerevisiae PXA1 (YPL147W); ancestral locus Anc_8.661), with the translated sequence MSTTLATTGKLKNLLLNLHTKCIGLHINDVTPKVYFKLLIRHLLQISRSNAAHPKQRRRAQILLISVFVSGVTLLSGVTYGALKIILKCYKFYKYPWKRKNRRSLIRRTRSQMQLDSGARIMYIPEVELLDRQGPNENKLVNTVDRKKRKRIFIPPKDNDIYEHDKFLFKNVVLERAKNSQLFYSKFLNQMNVLSKILIPTVFDKNSFLLTSQIFFLVMRTWLSLLVAKLDGHIVKNIIAGRGRSFLWDLGCWFLIAVPASYTNSAIKVLQRKLSLNFRVNLTRYIHDMYLDERLTFYKLIFDSKASSSVIKNIDNSITNDVAKFCDATCSVFANIAKPVIDLIFFSVYLRDNLGTVGVAGIFVNYFITGFILRRYTPPLGKLASERSASDGDYYNYHLNMINNSEEIAFYQGTAVERTKVKELYDALMEKMLLVDKCKFGYNMLEDYVLKYTWSGLGYVFASIPIVMSTLATGINSEEKNMKEFIVNKRLMLSLADAGSRLMHSIKDISQLTGYTNRIFTLLSALHRVHSLNFNYGAVPSILSLRTEDVSRNPNLLAITDNSQEAIRGTIQRNFNGIRLENIDVIIPSVRASEGIKLINKLTFQIPLHIDPITSNSNSIQDLSKANDIKLPFLQGSGSSLLILGPNSCGKSSIQRIIAEIWPVYNKNGLLSIPSENNIFCIPQKPYFSKGGTLRDQIIYPMSSDEFFDRGFKDKELVQILVEVRLDYLLKRGVGLTYLDAVADWKDLLSGGEKQRVNFARVMFHKPLYVVLDEATNAISVDMEDYLFNLLKRYRFNFISISQRPTLIKYHEMLLEIGENRDGKWQLQAVGTDEAITSIDNEIEELEKKLEKVKDWEYEREKLQRNLEII